Genomic DNA from Geothermobacter hydrogeniphilus:
TCATCTCCCTCGGCCCCGGCGCCCGGGGCGGCATCGGCGCCCACGGACTCTCCTGGTCGATCGAGGACTATTATGATGAGATGGCCCAGGGTCCGGATACCGTCGAGTGGGGCGGGAAAAAATATCCGAGCCTGGTCGATGCCAGGGACGCGGCCGAGATCATCCTCAAGCTCGCTCCCGAGACCAACGGCGAGATGGCCTGCCGCGCCTTCGCCGCTGAAGAGAAGAAGGTCGGTCTGCCGCTGGTCGACCTGGCGGAGCCGACCCGCGGGGTCCGCACCACCTTCGCCGATCTCGATCGGCAGCCGCGGCGGTTGCTGACCAGCCCGATCTGGAGCGGTCTGAGCAATGACGGCCGGGCCTATGCGGCCTACTGCCTGAATGTCGAACGGCTGGTTCCCTGGCGCACCCTGACCGGCCGCCAGCACTTCTACCTTGATCATCCGGGCTATATCGCCGCCGGGGAGAACCTGCCGACCTACAAGCCGAAAGCCGATCCGAGTTCCCTGCAGGACCTGGTGGTGACGCCGGGCGACAGCAGGAGCATCATGCTCAACTACCTGACGCCGCACGGCAAGTGGGGCATTCACAGCACCTACGGCGACAACCACCGCATGCTGACCCTGTCGCGCGGCTGCCATCCCTTCTGGATCAACGACCAGGATGCCGCCGAGATCGGCGTGGTCGACAATGACTGGGTCGAGGTCTGCAACGATCACGGCGTGGTGGTCACCCGGGCGGTGGTCAGCGCCCGCCTGCCGCGCGGGATCTGCATCCTCTATCATTCCCCGGAACGGACCGTCGGCGTTCCCAAATCGCCGTCACGGGGCAACCGCCGGGCCGGCGGGCACAACAGCCTGACGCGTATCCGTCTCAAGCCGAACCTGATGCTCGGCGGTTACGGCCAGTTCACCTACGGCTGGAACTACTGGGGCCCGACCGGCGCCAACCGCGACACCTTCATCAGGGTGCGCAGGCTGGATGGGGAGCCGCAATGGTGAAGGATGAGATTTGTGTAGGGGCGCTGCTTGCCGCGCCCCGGCTCTCGTCTTTTACGGTTGACCGGGCGCAGCAAGCAGCGCCCCTACAGTTCTCAAATTAAAAGGACAAAACCATGGATATTCGTGCACAGGTGTCATCGGTTTTCCATCTCGACAAGTGCATCGGCTGCCACACCTGCAGCATCGCCTGTAAGAATCTCTGGACCGATCGCAAGGGCGCCGAGTACATGTGGTGGAACAATGTCGAAACCAAGCCGGGAACCGGTTATCCGACCCGCTGGGAGGACCAGGAGCAGTACCGGGGCGGTTGGGAGAAGGCGGAGGCGGTGCTGAAGCTGAAGCTGGGCGGCCGCGGCGGGCTGCTTGGAAAAATCTTTTACAATCCGGCCCTGCCGGGCATGGATGACTATTACGAGCCGTTCACCTACAAGTACGGCGACCTGATCAGTTCTCCGGCCGGCAACGACCAGCCGACGGCGCGGCCGGTGTCGATGGTCACGGGTAAGCCGATGAAGATCGAGGCCGGTCCCAACTGGGACGACGATCTCTCCGGCTCCAACGTCTACGCCGCCAATGATCCCGGCGTGGTCAAGCTCAGCGACGAGGAACAGCAGCAGATGTTCGCCATCGAGAAGATGGTGATGTTCTACCTGCCGCGCATCTGCAACCACTGCCTCAATGCAGGCTGTGTCGCCTCCTGTCCCTCGGGAGCGATCTACAAGCGCGGCGAGGACGGCATCGTGCTGATCAACCAGGACAAGTGCCGCGGCTGGCGGATGTGCGTCTCGGCCTGCCCCTACAAGAAGACCTACTACGGCTGGACCACCGGCAAGAGTGAAAAATGCATCCTCTGTTACCCGCGCCAGGAGGCCGGGGAAGCACCGGCCTGCTTCCATTCCTGCGTCGGTCGCATCCGCTACCTGGGGGTGCTGCTCTACGATGCCGATCGTATCGAGGAGGTCGCCCTCAACGAAGACCGTGATCTGGCCGCCGCCCAGCGCGACATCATTCTTGATCCCTTCGATCCGCAGGTTCAGGCTGACGCCCGCCGGGCGGGTATCCCCGAGCAGGTGCTGCAGGCGGCGCGGCAGTCGCCGGTCTACAAGTTCGTCAAGCAGTGGGGCGTGGCGCTGCCGCTGCATCCGGAGTTCCGCACCCTGCCGATGCTCTTCTATGTGCCGCCGATGCTGCCGGTGATTTCCAGGGAAAACCAGGGTCGGCAACAGCTGGCTGACGAGTTCTTCACGACTCTGGAAAAGGCCAGGCTGCCGATCAGGTACCTGGCCGGGCTGTTCGCCGGTGGCAACGAAGAGGAGGTCAAGGCGGTCTATCGTCGGTTGATCGCCGTCCGTATGCAGCGTCGTTCGGTGTCGGTCGGTGACCTTGATGCCGCCGAGGTGGCGAAGGCGGCCGAGCTGGCCGGACTCACCACAGAGCAGATCGACGCCCTCTACCGGATGACCGCTCTGACCCGCATCAAGGAACGGATCGTGGTGCCGCCGATGCTGCGTGAACAGGCGATCGAGGCCGGCATGGATCCGGAAGAATACAAGCAGGGCATGGGGTTCGGCAGCCGCAAGGCGCCGAAGAGGAGGTGGTGAGGATGCTGAATCTGCCAACCCATCAGCAGATCTGCCGCCAGTTCGCCGGACTGCTCTCCTATCCCGCCGAAGAGCAGTTGCCGACCCTGGATTCCCTGTCGGAGACACTGCAGCCGATCGCCGCCGAGGCTACGGAAAGGTTGCGCAATTTCGCCGCTTTCCGTGAACAACAGGCCCCGTCCCGGGTCGAGGAGATCTATACCTCCTGCTTCGACCTGCAGCCGAGCTGTCATCCCTACGTCGGCTACCAGCTGTGCGGTGAAAGCCAGGCCCGGATTCTGTTCCTGATGCAGCTCAAGCAGCTTTACCGGGAATATGGTTTTACCGATGAAAGCGAACTGCCGGATCACCTGGTGACCATGCTGCGTTTTCTCGGCAGTATAGACGATCAGGCTTGTCGCGACGAGATCATCGCCGACGGCCTGCG
This window encodes:
- the narH gene encoding nitrate reductase subunit beta, yielding MDIRAQVSSVFHLDKCIGCHTCSIACKNLWTDRKGAEYMWWNNVETKPGTGYPTRWEDQEQYRGGWEKAEAVLKLKLGGRGGLLGKIFYNPALPGMDDYYEPFTYKYGDLISSPAGNDQPTARPVSMVTGKPMKIEAGPNWDDDLSGSNVYAANDPGVVKLSDEEQQQMFAIEKMVMFYLPRICNHCLNAGCVASCPSGAIYKRGEDGIVLINQDKCRGWRMCVSACPYKKTYYGWTTGKSEKCILCYPRQEAGEAPACFHSCVGRIRYLGVLLYDADRIEEVALNEDRDLAAAQRDIILDPFDPQVQADARRAGIPEQVLQAARQSPVYKFVKQWGVALPLHPEFRTLPMLFYVPPMLPVISRENQGRQQLADEFFTTLEKARLPIRYLAGLFAGGNEEEVKAVYRRLIAVRMQRRSVSVGDLDAAEVAKAAELAGLTTEQIDALYRMTALTRIKERIVVPPMLREQAIEAGMDPEEYKQGMGFGSRKAPKRRW
- the narJ gene encoding nitrate reductase molybdenum cofactor assembly chaperone, with the translated sequence MLNLPTHQQICRQFAGLLSYPAEEQLPTLDSLSETLQPIAAEATERLRNFAAFREQQAPSRVEEIYTSCFDLQPSCHPYVGYQLCGESQARILFLMQLKQLYREYGFTDESELPDHLVTMLRFLGSIDDQACRDEIIADGLRPALEKLVAGFDGEEQPYLDLLQALRSFLNLPLATEGSAAGPEKECDS